Proteins found in one Physeter macrocephalus isolate SW-GA chromosome 17, ASM283717v5, whole genome shotgun sequence genomic segment:
- the TSEN34 gene encoding tRNA-splicing endonuclease subunit Sen34 isoform X1, which yields MLVVEVANGRSLVWGAEAVQALRERLGVGGRTVGALPRGPRQNSRLGLPLLLMPEEARLLAEIGAVTLVSAPRPDPRQHSLALASFKRQQEQGFQEQSALAAEARETRRQELLEKIAEGQAAKKQKLEQKSGTSGSQEAGGNQAAEENEASAGQAAGEHEEAGEGSSSPQPGPSNGVAPLPRSALLIQLATARPRPIKARPLDWRVQSKDWPHAGRPAHELRYSIYRDLWERGFFLSAAGKFGGDFLVYPGDPLRFHAHYIAQCWAPGDPIPLQDLVSAGRLGTSVRKTLLLCSPQPDGKVVYTSLQWASLQ from the exons ATGCTGGTGGTGGAGGTGGCGAACGGCCGCTCCCTGGTGTGGGGGGCCGAGGCGGTGCAGGCGCTGCGGGAGCGCCTGGGAGTAGGGGGCCGCACGGTGGGCGCCCTGCCCCGCGGACCCCGCCAGAACTCGCGCCTGGGCCTCCCGCTGCTGCTGATGCCCGAAGAGGCGCGGCTGCTGGCCGAGATCGGCGCGGTGACCCTAGTCAGCGCCCCGCGCCCGGATCCCCGCCAACACAGCCTG GCATTGGCATCCTTCAAGCGCCAGCAAGAACAGGGCTTCCAGGAGCAAAGTGCTCTGGCAGCTGAGGCCCGTGAGACCCGTCGTCAGGAGCTCCTAGAGAAGATTGCAGAGGGTCAGGCTGCGAAGAAGCAGAAGCTGGAACAGAAATCAGGGACCAGCGGGAGCCAGGAGGCCGGTGGGAACCAAGCTGCAGAAGAGAATGAGGCCAGCGCTGGCCAGGCTGCTGGAGAGCACGAGGAAGCAGGTGAAG gctcctcctctccccagccaggGCCTTCAAATGGGGTGGCTCCTTTGCCCAGGTCTGCTCTGCTCATCCAGCTGGCCACTGCTAGGCCTCGGCCCATCAAAGCTAGGCCCCTGGACTGGCGTGTCCAGTCCAAGGACTGGCCCCACGCTGGCCGTCCTGCCCACGAGCTTCGCTACAGCATCTACAGAGACCTGTGGGAGCGAGGCTTCTTCCTCAGTGCGGCTGGCAAGTTCGGGGGCGACTTCCTGGTCTATCCCG GCGACCCGCTCCGTTTCCACGCTCACTACATCGCTCAGTGCTGGGCTCCCGGGGACCCCATCCCACTCCAGGACCTGGTTTCTGCTGGCCGCCTCGGCACCAGTGTCAGAAAGACACTGCTGCTTTGCTCTCCGCAGCCTGATGGTAAGGTGGTCTACACATCCCTGCAGTGGGCCAGCCTGCAGTGA
- the TSEN34 gene encoding tRNA-splicing endonuclease subunit Sen34 isoform X2, protein MLVVEVANGRSLVWGAEAVQALRERLGVGGRTVGALPRGPRQNSRLGLPLLLMPEEARLLAEIGAVTLVSAPRPDPRQHSLALASFKRQQEQGFQEQSALAAEARETRRQELLEKIAEGQAAKKQKLEQKSGTSGSQEAGGNQAAEENEASAGQAAGEHEEAGSSSPQPGPSNGVAPLPRSALLIQLATARPRPIKARPLDWRVQSKDWPHAGRPAHELRYSIYRDLWERGFFLSAAGKFGGDFLVYPGDPLRFHAHYIAQCWAPGDPIPLQDLVSAGRLGTSVRKTLLLCSPQPDGKVVYTSLQWASLQ, encoded by the exons ATGCTGGTGGTGGAGGTGGCGAACGGCCGCTCCCTGGTGTGGGGGGCCGAGGCGGTGCAGGCGCTGCGGGAGCGCCTGGGAGTAGGGGGCCGCACGGTGGGCGCCCTGCCCCGCGGACCCCGCCAGAACTCGCGCCTGGGCCTCCCGCTGCTGCTGATGCCCGAAGAGGCGCGGCTGCTGGCCGAGATCGGCGCGGTGACCCTAGTCAGCGCCCCGCGCCCGGATCCCCGCCAACACAGCCTG GCATTGGCATCCTTCAAGCGCCAGCAAGAACAGGGCTTCCAGGAGCAAAGTGCTCTGGCAGCTGAGGCCCGTGAGACCCGTCGTCAGGAGCTCCTAGAGAAGATTGCAGAGGGTCAGGCTGCGAAGAAGCAGAAGCTGGAACAGAAATCAGGGACCAGCGGGAGCCAGGAGGCCGGTGGGAACCAAGCTGCAGAAGAGAATGAGGCCAGCGCTGGCCAGGCTGCTGGAGAGCACGAGGAAGCAG gctcctcctctccccagccaggGCCTTCAAATGGGGTGGCTCCTTTGCCCAGGTCTGCTCTGCTCATCCAGCTGGCCACTGCTAGGCCTCGGCCCATCAAAGCTAGGCCCCTGGACTGGCGTGTCCAGTCCAAGGACTGGCCCCACGCTGGCCGTCCTGCCCACGAGCTTCGCTACAGCATCTACAGAGACCTGTGGGAGCGAGGCTTCTTCCTCAGTGCGGCTGGCAAGTTCGGGGGCGACTTCCTGGTCTATCCCG GCGACCCGCTCCGTTTCCACGCTCACTACATCGCTCAGTGCTGGGCTCCCGGGGACCCCATCCCACTCCAGGACCTGGTTTCTGCTGGCCGCCTCGGCACCAGTGTCAGAAAGACACTGCTGCTTTGCTCTCCGCAGCCTGATGGTAAGGTGGTCTACACATCCCTGCAGTGGGCCAGCCTGCAGTGA
- the RPS9 gene encoding small ribosomal subunit protein uS4, giving the protein MPVARSWVCRKTYVTPRRPFEKSRLDQELKLIGEYGLRNKREVWRVKFTLAKIRKAARELLTLDEKDPRRLFEGNALLRRLVRIGVLDEGKMKLDYILGLKIEDFLERRLQTQVFKLGLAKSIHHARVLIRQRHIRVRKQVVNIPSFIVRLDSQKHIDFSLRSPYGGGRPGRVKRKNAKKGQGGAGAGDDEEED; this is encoded by the exons ATGCCGGTGGCCCGGAGCTGGGTTTGTCGCAAAACCTATGTGACCCCGCGGAGACCCTTCGAGAAGTCCCGCCTCGACCAAGAGCTGAAGCTGATCG GCGAGTATGGGCTCCGGAACAAACGTGAGGTCTGGAGGGTCAAATTTACCCTGGCCAAGATCCGCAAGGCTGCCCGGGAGCTGCTGACGCTGGATGAGAAAGACCCGCGGCGTCTGTTTGAAG GCAACGCCCTGCTGCGGCGACTCGTCCGTATCGGGGTGCTGGACGAGGGCAAGATGAAGCTGGATTACATCTTGGGCCTGAAGATTGAGGACTTCTTGGAGAGGCGCCTGCAGACCCAGGTCTTCAAGCTGGGCCTGGCCAAGTCCATCCACCATGCCCGTGTGCTGATCCGCCAGCGCCATATCAG GGTCCGCAAGCAGGTGGTGAACATCCCGTCCTTCATTGTCCGCCTGGACTCCCAGAAGCACATCGACTTCTCCCTCCGATCTCCATATGGGGGCGGCCGCCCAGGCCGCGTGAAGAGGAAGAACGCCAAGAAGGGCCAGGGCGGGGCTGGAGCTGGCGATGACGAGGAGGAGGATTAG